Within Mycobacterium heckeshornense, the genomic segment TACCGCCGATCGTGATGGTGACCAGTGCCTCCGAACCGTCCAGCGCGTCGATCTGCGGCCGCGTGCCGCGCTGGCGTTCGGCCAGGATGTGTGCGGTGGTGGCGCCGGAAAAGGTGACGTCGACCAGATCGAGGTTCAGCCGCCGGGCGACCAGATGCGCGTAGTTGCGCGCTGATCGGCCCGACCCCCACGGCGCGCCCGTGGCGCGCGGCCGGATGCCCGGGCCGGCCGCCATCGAACTTCCCAGCGCCACATACCGTTTCATCAGTTAACTGCTCCGGCTCCTTGCTCGCAAGCCCAGCTTTCTCGCCGCCATCCTCACAGTGGTGGGCTGGAGGCGTGCGCCCAGAACCGTTTCGGGATGCGCCCCGCGTGGCGGGCCAGGTAGCCCGCGGTGACGGCGGCAGCCATGGCTGCGGCCATCGCGGGCGGGTCGGCGGCCCGGGTCACCGCGCTGGCCAGCAGCACCGCGTCGCAGCCCAGCTCCATGGCCAGCGCGGCATCGCTGGCGGTGCCGATGCCGGCGTCGAGCACCACCGGAACACCCGCGGCTGCGACGATCATCTCGATGTTGTGCGGGTTGGCGATGCCCAGCCCGGTGCCGATCGGTGAGCCCAGCGGCATCACGGCCGCACACCCGGTGTCCTCCAGCCGTTTGGCCAGCACCGGGTCGTCGTTGGTGTAGGGCAGCACCACAAAACCGTCGTCGACTAATTGTTCTGCGGCCCTTACTAATTCGACAGGATCGGGGAGCAGGGTGCGCTCGTCGGCGATGACTTCCAGTTTGACCCATTCGGTGCCCAGCGCTTCACGGGCCAGCTGCGCCGTCAGCACCGCCTCGGCGGCGCTGCGGCATCCGGCGGTGTTGGGCAGCGGCGTGATGCCCAACCGGTTCAGCAGATCGAGCATCCCGGTGCCGCCCTCCGCGTCGACCCGGCGCATCGCGACGGTCGTCAGCTCGGTGCCCGATGCGACCAGCGCCT encodes:
- a CDS encoding thiazole synthase encodes the protein MADSKLTIAGRSFSSRLIMGTGGATNLAVLEEALVASGTELTTVAMRRVDAEGGTGMLDLLNRLGITPLPNTAGCRSAAEAVLTAQLAREALGTEWVKLEVIADERTLLPDPVELVRAAEQLVDDGFVVLPYTNDDPVLAKRLEDTGCAAVMPLGSPIGTGLGIANPHNIEMIVAAAGVPVVLDAGIGTASDAALAMELGCDAVLLASAVTRAADPPAMAAAMAAAVTAGYLARHAGRIPKRFWAHASSPPL